One Ctenopharyngodon idella isolate HZGC_01 chromosome 9, HZGC01, whole genome shotgun sequence DNA window includes the following coding sequences:
- the ildr1b gene encoding immunoglobulin-like domain-containing receptor 1b, whose translation MKETLKLKVFALVFCVFPTELLSIQVTVPQTERYTMLFASVTLRCDYSTSANQQDVLVTWRYKSFCLDPVLEYYSTAYQAALGLKQDPANDCPDSQRTVRVVIQKRGINEAMLGTEYRERKISMQNNADLVINEVMWWDNGMYFCSIDAAGDVVGDSDKEIRLIVYHWLTVLLIILGALLLIMLLCICCCQCCPQNCCCYVRCPCCPRTCCCPEEAVMRHRMMRDAQKAMVPWLHGQPIYAPIASNPSSQGNPLLYSGSFSEPSSKHNLPMAPMAIPAHQPPYVPQHGYHANGSMNGSVHGNNQVLDFLETQVRGMDVAAPILQPQHHYTGVPHQNLQHQYAAPQPQYVTPPPQPVHQAVTFSARPPSMLSALDEMGVQGVERRVIQLPPIVGRAKQSSRRGNDGGRPRQSSQSSGSSNRNGHHRDNSQRGIPRSYSDESDWDNRRGGRGSAGRRGDSDRSRPRVRSKRELLEELERATNHRDRSYSPSPRRGSWSSDEEDSYRKGKRSQGRLSEKPPAYSSIDIITGHSRRSDHFSDKSSRSGTSVVI comes from the exons ATGAAAGAAACACTGAAGCTCAAGGTGTTTGCGCTCGTGTTCTGCGTATTTCCAACAG AGCTGTTGTCTATCCAGGTTACTGTTCCTCAGACAGAGAGATACACAATGTTATTTGCTTCTGTCACTCTGCGCTGTGACTATTCCACCTCTGCGAACCAACAAGATGTCCTGGTCACATGGCGATACAAGTCCTTCTGTTTGGATCCAGTTCTGGAATACTACTCAACTG CATATCAAGCAGCTCTGGGTCTGAAGCAGGACCCAGCCAATGATTGTCCAGACAGTCAGCGCACTGTCCGCGTAGTGATTCAGAAAAGAGGCATCAATGAAGCTATGCTGGGGACAGAGTATCGAGAGCGCAAGATCTCCATGCAAAACA ATGCAGACCTGGTAATCAATGAGGTCATGTGGTGGGACAACGGCATGTATTTCTGCTCCATCGACGCAGCGGGTGATGTTGTGGGAGACTCCGACAAGGAAATCAGACTCATCGTGTATC ACTGGCTGACTGTGCTGCTCATCATCCTCGGGGCATTGCTCCTGATCATGCTGCTTTGTATCTGCTGCTGCCAGTGTTGTCCTCAGAACTGCTGCTGCTATGTCCGTTGTCCCTGCTGTCCTCGTACTTGCTGCTGCCCAGAAGAAG CTGTGATGCGCCACAGAATGATGCGTGATGCTCAAAAAGCAATGGTACCATGGCTCCATGGCCAGCCCATCTATGCCCCCATTGCCTCAAATCCGTCTTCTCAGGGGAACCCTTTACTTTATTCAG GGTCTTTTTCTGAACCTTCATCCAAACACAACCTTCCCATGGCCCCGATGGCCATTCCTGCCCATCAACCACCATACGTACCTCAGCATGGATACCATGCCAATGGCAGCATGAATGGGAGTGTACATGGCAATAACCAAGTGTTAGATTTTCTCGAGACCCAAGTAAGAGGGATGGATGTGGCCGCCCCGATTCTTCAACCTCAACATCATTACACAGGAGTCCCGCACCAAAATCTTCAACATCAATATGCAGCCCCACAACCCCAATATGTAACGCCACCACCTCAACCTGTCCATCAAGCTGTGACTTTTTCAGCCAGGCCGCCCAGCATGCTCTCAGCCCTGGATGAGATGGGTGTCCAAGGTGTAGAGCGTAGGGTCATCCAGCTGCCTCCCATCGTTGGCCGAGCGAAACAAAGCTCTCGGCGGGGCAATGATGGTGGAAGACCCCGGCAGTCTAGTCAGTCCAGCGGTAGCTCTAACCGCAATGGTCATCATCGTGATAATTCACAGAGAGGGATCCCACGCAGCTACAGTGATGAGTCAGACTGGGATAATAGGCGTGGAGGTCGAGGTTCAGCAGGACGCAGGGGAGATTCGGATAGGTCTCGTCCACGTGTTCGCAGTAAAAGGGAGCTGCTGGAGGAGTTGGAGCGTGCGACAAACCATAGAGACAGGAGCTATTCGCCTTCACCGCGTAGGGGCTCCTGGAGTTCAGACGAAGAGGACAGTTATAGAAAAGGAAAGCGATCTCAAGGGAGACTGTCTGAGAAACCGCCAGCTTACTCTTCCATTGACATAATAACTGGCCACAGCAGGAGAAGTGACCATTTCTCG GATAAGAGCTCTCGCAGTGGCACAAGCGTTGTGATCTAA
- the me3 gene encoding NADP-dependent malic enzyme, mitochondrial isoform X1, producing METTSLAWPHPIGHFCPNGRTQEPDSFGKRKRQCQTNLDRFYQRISTSSTDNGRQWRQAANSRSAFGFNLVKQKVPVDWLFSGIMNSLSGKSVLALCRVFSSPLSLPPAIVGAVRVCHTGVNSKGTVFTKKRGYDITRNPHLNKGMAFTLEERLQLGIHGLLPPCFLSQDVQVLRVMKSYETRNNPLDKYILLMTLQDRNEKLFYRVLTSDIEEFMPIVYTPTVGLACQQYGLAFRRPRGLFITIHDKGHIATMLNSWPEEDIKAIVVTDGERILGLGDLGSYGMGIPVGKLALYTACGGVPPQQCLPVLLDVGTDNQTLLDDPLYIGLKHKRVRGKEYDDLIDEFMQAVSDKYGMNCLIQFEDFANSNAFRILNKYRNRYCTFNDDIQGTASVAVAGILAALKITKNKLSDHKFVFQGAGEAALGIAHLLIMAMAKEGTSHAEAAKRIWMVDSKGLIVKGRSHLNHEKEEFAHEHPHIKTLEEVVETIKPTAIIGVAAISGAFTEKIIKNMATYNERPIIFALSNPTSKAECTAEQCYTLTEGRGIFASGSPFKKVTLADGRSFYPGQGNNAYVFPGVALGVIACGVRHISDDIFLTTAEAISDMVTEENLAEGRLYPPLNTIREVSFKIAVKIVDYAYKKGIASSYPEPKDKEAFVLSHIYNSDYDSFTLDSYSWPMNAMKVQNV from the exons ATGGAAACTACGTCACTCGCATGGCCTCATCCTATTGGCCACTTCTGTCCAAATGGGCGGACCCAAGAGCCCGACAGCTTTGGGAAGCGAAAGCGTCAATGTCAAACAAACCTGGATCGTTTTTATCAGCGAATTTCAACATCATCCACAGACAACGGGCGTCAGTGGAGACAGGCAGCAAACAGCAGGTCAGCATTTGGATTCAACCTAGTGAAGCAGAAGGTGCCGGTGGACTGGCTGTTCTCAG GAATCATGAACTCTCTCTCGGGTAAGAGTGTGCTGGCGCTGTGCAGGGTTTTCTCTAGTCCCCTGTCACTCCCTCCTGCTATCGTAGGGGCAGTGAGGGTCTGTCACACAGGTGTGAACTCCAAGGGCACTGTCTTCACCAAAAAACGAGGCTATGATATCACCAGGAACCCCCACTTGAACAAA GGCATGGCGTTCACCCTGGAGGAGAGGTTACAGCTGGGAATCCACGGCCTTCTTCCTCCCTGTTTCCTCTCTCAGGATGTCCAAGTGCTTCGTGTCATGAAGAGCTACGAGACACGCAATAACCCTCTCGACAA ATACATATTGCTGATGACCCTGCAGGACAGGAATGAGAAGCTTTTCTATCGTGTGTTGACCTCTGACATTGAAGAGTTCATGCCAATTGTCTACACTCCTACTGTTGGCCTGGCCTGCCAACAGTATGGACTTGCTTTCAGAAGACCAAG AGGACTGTTTATCACCATCCATGACAAGGGGCATATTGCCACCATGCTGAACTCATGGCCGGAAGAGGACATTAAG GCCATAGTTGTGACGGATGGAGAACGAATCCTGGGCTTAGGAGACCTGGGCAGCTATGGAATGGGCATCCCAGTGGGCAAACTAGCTCTGTATACAGCATGTGGAGGAGTGCCACCTCAGCAGTGCCTGCCTGTGCTGCTAGATGTGGGCACTGATAATCAG acTCTCTTGGATGACCCCTTGTACATTGGTTTGAAGCACAAAAGAGTGAGAGGAAAAGAATACGATGACCTCATTGATGAGTTCATGCAAGCTGTCAGTGACAA GTATGGGATGAATTGTCTAATTCAGTTTGAGGATTTTGCCAACAGCAACGCCTTTCGTATTCTCAATAAATACCGCAACCGTTATTGCACCTTCAATGATGATATCCAGG GCACAGCTTCTGTTGCTGTTGCTGGGATACTTGCTGCGCTTAagatcacaaagaataaactcTCTGACCACAAGTTCGTATTTCAGGGAGCAGGAGAG GCTGCCTTGGGCATTGCTCACTTACTGATAATGGCCATGGCCAAGGAAGGTACATCTCATGCTGAGGCGGCCAAGAGGATTTGGATGGTGGATTCCAAAGGCCTAATTGTCAAG GGCAGAAGTCATCTGAACCATGAGAAGGAAGAATTTGCACACGAGCATCCGCACATAAAGACTCTAGAGGAAGTGGTGGAAACTATTAAGCCCACAGCTATAATTG GTGTGGCTGCTATAAGTGGTGCTTTCACTGAGAAGATCATCAAGAACATGGCTACTTACAATGAACGGCCAATTATTTTTGCTCTCAGCAATCCCACAAGCAAAGCTGAGTGCACAGCAGAGCAGTGTTACACACTTACTGAG GGAAGGGGCATATTTGCAAGCGGAAGCCCCTTTAAAAAGGTCACTTTGGCAGATGGGCGCAGCTTCTACCCTGGCCAGGGAAACAATGCTTATGTGTTCCCTGGAGTAGCACTGGGAGTCATCGCCTGTGGTGTTCGCCACAtctcagatgacattttccttACTACAGCGGAG GCAATATCTGACATGGTTACTGAGGAGAATCTGGCTGAGGGTAGACTGTATCCTCCTCTGAATACCATCAGAGAAGTGTCCTTCAAAATTGCTGTTAAG ATTGTGGACTATGCCTACAAGAAGGGCATTGCCTCTTCGTACCCTGAACCTAAAGATAAAGAGGCCTTTGTTTTATCCCATATCTATAACTCTGATTACGACTCCTTCACTCTGGATTCATACAGCTGGCCCATGAATGCCATGAAGGTTCAGAACGTGTAG
- the me3 gene encoding NADP-dependent malic enzyme, mitochondrial isoform X2: MGGPKSPTALGSESVNVKQTWIVFISEFQHHPQTTGVSGDRQQTAGIMNSLSGKSVLALCRVFSSPLSLPPAIVGAVRVCHTGVNSKGTVFTKKRGYDITRNPHLNKGMAFTLEERLQLGIHGLLPPCFLSQDVQVLRVMKSYETRNNPLDKYILLMTLQDRNEKLFYRVLTSDIEEFMPIVYTPTVGLACQQYGLAFRRPRGLFITIHDKGHIATMLNSWPEEDIKAIVVTDGERILGLGDLGSYGMGIPVGKLALYTACGGVPPQQCLPVLLDVGTDNQTLLDDPLYIGLKHKRVRGKEYDDLIDEFMQAVSDKYGMNCLIQFEDFANSNAFRILNKYRNRYCTFNDDIQGTASVAVAGILAALKITKNKLSDHKFVFQGAGEAALGIAHLLIMAMAKEGTSHAEAAKRIWMVDSKGLIVKGRSHLNHEKEEFAHEHPHIKTLEEVVETIKPTAIIGVAAISGAFTEKIIKNMATYNERPIIFALSNPTSKAECTAEQCYTLTEGRGIFASGSPFKKVTLADGRSFYPGQGNNAYVFPGVALGVIACGVRHISDDIFLTTAEAISDMVTEENLAEGRLYPPLNTIREVSFKIAVKIVDYAYKKGIASSYPEPKDKEAFVLSHIYNSDYDSFTLDSYSWPMNAMKVQNV, from the exons ATGGGCGGACCCAAGAGCCCGACAGCTTTGGGAAGCGAAAGCGTCAATGTCAAACAAACCTGGATCGTTTTTATCAGCGAATTTCAACATCATCCACAGACAACGGGCGTCAGTGGAGACAGGCAGCAAACAGCAG GAATCATGAACTCTCTCTCGGGTAAGAGTGTGCTGGCGCTGTGCAGGGTTTTCTCTAGTCCCCTGTCACTCCCTCCTGCTATCGTAGGGGCAGTGAGGGTCTGTCACACAGGTGTGAACTCCAAGGGCACTGTCTTCACCAAAAAACGAGGCTATGATATCACCAGGAACCCCCACTTGAACAAA GGCATGGCGTTCACCCTGGAGGAGAGGTTACAGCTGGGAATCCACGGCCTTCTTCCTCCCTGTTTCCTCTCTCAGGATGTCCAAGTGCTTCGTGTCATGAAGAGCTACGAGACACGCAATAACCCTCTCGACAA ATACATATTGCTGATGACCCTGCAGGACAGGAATGAGAAGCTTTTCTATCGTGTGTTGACCTCTGACATTGAAGAGTTCATGCCAATTGTCTACACTCCTACTGTTGGCCTGGCCTGCCAACAGTATGGACTTGCTTTCAGAAGACCAAG AGGACTGTTTATCACCATCCATGACAAGGGGCATATTGCCACCATGCTGAACTCATGGCCGGAAGAGGACATTAAG GCCATAGTTGTGACGGATGGAGAACGAATCCTGGGCTTAGGAGACCTGGGCAGCTATGGAATGGGCATCCCAGTGGGCAAACTAGCTCTGTATACAGCATGTGGAGGAGTGCCACCTCAGCAGTGCCTGCCTGTGCTGCTAGATGTGGGCACTGATAATCAG acTCTCTTGGATGACCCCTTGTACATTGGTTTGAAGCACAAAAGAGTGAGAGGAAAAGAATACGATGACCTCATTGATGAGTTCATGCAAGCTGTCAGTGACAA GTATGGGATGAATTGTCTAATTCAGTTTGAGGATTTTGCCAACAGCAACGCCTTTCGTATTCTCAATAAATACCGCAACCGTTATTGCACCTTCAATGATGATATCCAGG GCACAGCTTCTGTTGCTGTTGCTGGGATACTTGCTGCGCTTAagatcacaaagaataaactcTCTGACCACAAGTTCGTATTTCAGGGAGCAGGAGAG GCTGCCTTGGGCATTGCTCACTTACTGATAATGGCCATGGCCAAGGAAGGTACATCTCATGCTGAGGCGGCCAAGAGGATTTGGATGGTGGATTCCAAAGGCCTAATTGTCAAG GGCAGAAGTCATCTGAACCATGAGAAGGAAGAATTTGCACACGAGCATCCGCACATAAAGACTCTAGAGGAAGTGGTGGAAACTATTAAGCCCACAGCTATAATTG GTGTGGCTGCTATAAGTGGTGCTTTCACTGAGAAGATCATCAAGAACATGGCTACTTACAATGAACGGCCAATTATTTTTGCTCTCAGCAATCCCACAAGCAAAGCTGAGTGCACAGCAGAGCAGTGTTACACACTTACTGAG GGAAGGGGCATATTTGCAAGCGGAAGCCCCTTTAAAAAGGTCACTTTGGCAGATGGGCGCAGCTTCTACCCTGGCCAGGGAAACAATGCTTATGTGTTCCCTGGAGTAGCACTGGGAGTCATCGCCTGTGGTGTTCGCCACAtctcagatgacattttccttACTACAGCGGAG GCAATATCTGACATGGTTACTGAGGAGAATCTGGCTGAGGGTAGACTGTATCCTCCTCTGAATACCATCAGAGAAGTGTCCTTCAAAATTGCTGTTAAG ATTGTGGACTATGCCTACAAGAAGGGCATTGCCTCTTCGTACCCTGAACCTAAAGATAAAGAGGCCTTTGTTTTATCCCATATCTATAACTCTGATTACGACTCCTTCACTCTGGATTCATACAGCTGGCCCATGAATGCCATGAAGGTTCAGAACGTGTAG
- the nxpe3 gene encoding NXPE family member 3, producing the protein MEKYFPRYVPFFTLLALLGFLFLLWNITSLESWNCQTVSSFYQLQNSIQSVLKTSEFFLPVEFNYSFCAHLGQEPSGEEAREESYILKSIAWPEPSILGLPLRQSTDPAQSYYSIQDPGELQIGGQLVVKVQMHNFLGQPKKHGGDFLVARLHTPELAAGVAGQVHDHNNGNYTVFFPLLWAGVVQVELIMIHSSEAVMVLRRLREEQSDRVFFKSLFRSGYLSETTLCNLCLPVKQQPLCNYTDPQTGEPWFCYKPKMLDCDTRINHSKGGYKKHLLTVYESQFFQSGINIKIPIHPAGVENVTVLPASKVRIKGMHLKFTPSGYYYQGSWRPLSGVVMRQFNGSSVITQCLRGKMLYMYGDSTVRQWYEYLIAHVPEFKEFNFHSPKNVGPYMAVDSNHNILLRYRCHGPPIRFTSVSSAEMHYISNELDRLRGGSDTVVMISIWSHFSTFPVQVYIRRLRHIRRAVIRLLNREPATLILIRTANLQKLDPESSLFNSDWFSQQLDAVLRAMFKGLNIQLVDAWEMTLAHHHPHQLHPPPDIISNMVNFILSHICPVRRKKRRG; encoded by the exons ATGGAGAAATACTTTCCCAGATATGTCCCTTTCTTTACTCTGCTGGCACTGTTAGGATTCCTATTCCTGCTTTGGAATATCACCTCGTTGGAA AGCTGGAACTGTCAGACAGTGTCTTCTTTTTATCAGCTTCAAAACAGCATCCAGTCAGTCTTGAAGACCTCTGAATTTTTTCTGCCTGTGGAGTTCAACTACTCATTCTGCGCCCACCTCGGCCAGGAGCCCTCTGGAGAGGAAGCCAGGGAGGAGAGCTATATTCTCAAATCCATCGCCTGGCCAGAGCCATCGATCCTAGGACTGCCGTTGCGTCAAAGTACTGATCCTGCACAGAGCTATTACAGTATCCAAGACCCTGGAGAGCTGCAGATTGGTGGGCAGCTGGTAGTGAAAGTACAGATGCACAACTTTTTGGGCCAGCCCAAAAAACACGGAGGAGACTTCCTAGTAGCGCGACTTCACACACCAGAGCTGGCGGCAGGTGTGGCGGGGCAGGTACACGACCACAACAATGGAAACTACACTGTATTTTTCCCACTGCTATGGGCAGGTGTTGTGCAGGTGGAGCTGATCATGATTCACTCCAGCGAGGCCGTGATGGTCCTCAGGCGACTGAGAGAGGAGCAATCAGACCGGGTGTTCTTCAAGAGCCTCTTCCGCTCAGGGTACCTCTCTGAGACAACTTTGTGTAATTTGTGCCTGCCGGTCAAACAGCAGCCGCTTTGCAACTACACAGACCCACAGACCGGAGAACCCTGGTTCTGTTATAAGCCCAAGATGTTGGACTGTGATACACGGATCAACCACTCAAAAGGGGGGTATAAGAAACACCTTCTCACTGTTTATGAGTCGCAGTTCTTCCAAAG TGGAATAAATATCAAAATCCCAATACATCCTGCAGGGGTGGAAAATGTGACTGTTTTACCTGCTTCTAAAG TACGAATCAAAGGGATGCACCTTAAATTCACTCCTTCCGGGTACTACTACCAGGGATCATGGAGGCCATTGAGTGGTGTCGTTATGCGTCAGTTTAATGGCTCTTCAGTCATAACCCAGTGTCTTAGAGGGAAAATGCTGTACATGTATGGAGACTCCACTGTGCGACAGTGGTACGAGTATCTCATTGCCCACGTTCcag AGTTTAAAGAGTTCAACTTTCATAGCCCGAAGAATGTTGGCCCGTACATGGCTGTCGACAGCAACCACAACATACTGTTGAGATACCGCTGCCACGGGCCACCAATCCGCTTCACGTCCGTGTCCTCGGCTGAGATGCACTATATCTCAAATGAGCTGGACCGCTTACGAGGGGGCTCGGATACGGTGGTCATGATTAGCATCTGGTCACATTTCAGCACTTTCCCAGTGCAGGTGTACATACGACGCTTGCGCCACATTCGCAGGGCGGTGATCCGACTGCTGAACCGAGAACCAGCGACTTTGATCCTGATCCGCACGGCCAATCTCCAGAAACTGGACCCGGAGTCCAGCTTGTTCAACAGCGACTGGTTCTCTCAACAGCTTGACGCAGTGCTCCGAGCCATGTTTAAAGGTCTGAACATCCAGCTGGTGGACGCCTGGGAGATGACACTGGCCCACCACCACCCTCATCAGCTACACCCTCCACCTGACATTATATCAAATATGGTTAACTTCATCCTTTCCCACATCTGCCCGgtaaggagaaaaaaaaggcGGGGCTAA
- the mpc2b gene encoding mitochondrial pyruvate carrier 2b, whose protein sequence is MAMVGLRASYHRILDRIEHMLPAKLRPVYNHPAGPKTVFFWAPMFKWGLVMAGLADMARPAEKLSTSQSFVLTATGLIWSRYSLVIIPKNWNLFAVNFFVGGAGGSQLYRIWKYNREQKAKEKEAQA, encoded by the exons ATGGCTATGGTGGGGCTGAGAGCTTCTTACCACAGAATCCTCGACAGGATCGAGCATATGCTGCCGGCTAAACTGAGACCTGTTTATAACCACCCTGCAG GTCCAAAGACTGTGTTTTTCTGGGCTCCAATGTTTAAATGG GGCCTGGTCATGGCTGGCTTAGCAGACATGGCACGTCCAGCAGAGAAACTCAGTACCTCCCAATCTTTTGTGCTGACAGCCACAG GTCTTATTTGGTCCAGATATTCCCTGGTTATTATCCCAAAGAACTGGAATCTATTTGCTGTAAACTTCTTTGTAGGAGGTGCAGGAGGATCACAGCTCTACAGAATATGGAA GTATAACAGGGAACAGAAGGCAAAGGAAAAAGAAGCACAGGCTTGA